A segment of the Methanomassiliicoccaceae archaeon DOK genome:
GATGTCGAAGGAGTAGTACGACCTTCCCGCCGGGAAGCTCATGCGCCTGCCTTCGGCCCTGTAGTCCCCCCTCTTGAAATCTATGTACTGGCCCTCGGGCAGGACCACCCTGAGCCTCCTGACCCAGTCGCGGGTGGGGCCGTATCTGTACGTCCTGGGTCCGGAGGCGTTGCAGGCTATGTTGCCGCCGATGGACCCGTTCATCTCCGTCGGATCCACCGGGTAGAAGTAGGGCACCGGCTCCGACAGGAGCTGCTCCCTTGCGCCCTCGGTGACGTCCTCCAGACCGGAGAGGTCGCGGGCCCTCAGCACCCTGTTGATCTCCTCTATCGTGGTGCATGGGAGAACCCTGACGAAATACCCCCTCTCGTCCCTCCCGACACCCAGGACGCCGGACATGCGCTCGAGCGAGATCACGTCGCCCTCTGTGGGGACGCATCCCCCGCAGACGCCGGTCCTCATCCCGGCCACCGTTATCGGGTTGCCCTTGGAGTTGTTGATCCTCACCGCCTCCCTGAGCTCGGAGTCGTCGACCGGGATGATGACGTGCTCGCCCCTTCCGGTCATCTTGGACTCGTCTGTGAGGTACTTGGAATCGCTGCGTATCCTCTGTCTGTAGAACATCTCACTCATCCCATAAGCGCGGAATCATGGCCGCGGTGACCGACTGCTCGGTCAGGGTCTTGCGGTCGATGAGTCCCTTGCTGAGCAGGCCGACCGCGCCCTGCCTCTTGCCTATGTCGGTGCTGCCGTAGACCTCGTGGACGGCGTCCCCCACGGTCATTCCGGACCTCACCAGCGCGGCGATGCCGTCGGGGTACCTGAAGCCGGAGCCCTGCCCGTACGTCTCCCTGCCGTCACGGCTCACTATGGTGCAGTGCTGGATGTCGTACAGTCCGTCCAGCATCTCGAAGACCCCCGCCTCTATCCCGACGGCCATGTCATGGTCGCCGAGCGCGGCCAGCGCCCTGTTCCTGGAGCCCTCGTGGGTCTGTCCCTCGAACGGCTGCGGCGGCACCCCGCTTCCGACGTCGACGGCGGTGATCCTGACCTCGCCGTACACCCGCTCCATCACGGAGCGGACCGCCGAGACCTTGACCGGGTTCAGCGAACCGACCGCTACGTCCATCACGGAGCGGTGGCCCGACCTGCCGTACTCCCCTCTTAGTATGGAGGTGGCACTGATCTTGGACCCGTCGTCGCTCCTCACCAGCGGGACCACCGAGAGCTCGAAGGGCTTCAGCCCCCTGGACGCCCTGCGGTCGTTGAGGATCCTGCCGTTCCCCAGCGTCTCCTCCGAGACAACCAGGACGTCGACGTCGTCCATCTCCTCGTCGGGGCCGTACATGTCGTCGATCTCGAAGACCCTGTAGTCCCCCTTCCCGGAGAGGTAGCGCTCCAGCTCCGCCTTCCTCAGATGCAGGGGGACGGAGACCTCCCTCCCCTCGCCGGCCATGCGGTCGGATGTGATCCCCACGACGACAATGTCCCCCACCTCGAACGCGCGGGACAGCAGGGCCTTGTGCCCGTCGTGGAGGATGTCGAACGTGCCGGCGACGGCGGCCTTCGTCATCACTCCGCACCGAGCGTGAGAACCACCAGGACTATGGTGACGACGACGATCGCCACCCAGATGAGCCCCAGCTTCTTCAGCTTGCCCTTCACCTCGTCGCCGGCGGTCTCCTTGCAGGATTCGCTGCAGAACCTCCCCTCTCCGACGAACGCCTTTCCGCAGTTGACGCAGTGCCTGTGCTGCGGGATCCTCTCTACGGTATCTGCCATGGTAACACCTCATTCCGACCTGCGGTCGGCCTCGTTGTGGACAATGATCATGCAATGGTCCGCGTGAAGGCTCAGCGGCCCGATGCGGATCCTGTCGGGGTTGTAGGAGAGCAGCTCAGCCTCCTCCCCCTCGGTCAGGTCGTGGTTGTCCCCCAGCACGAACACCGGGTTCTCGGGGAACTCGTACTCCCTGCAGTCTGTGCCGTCCTCCTTGAGATACACGAAGCTGCCCCTCTCGGAGAGCCTCCTGAGGACCTCCGGGAACGACAGCCTGGTGACGTACACCCCCGGCGAGGATTTGACCTCCTCGCCTTCTGAGACGGGTTTGAGGAGCGCGTTCCTGATGAGCGACGCGGTGCTCCTCTCGTCGGGGTTCAGGTACCTGAGGTCCTCCCCCTTGAAAATGACGGTCTTGGGGGCGTCGTCGCCCCCTTCGAGAACCAGGTAGATCTCGACGTCCTTGCGGAGGTTGTGGCTCAGGAAGAACGCCGAGTTGACGCATCTGCACAGGATGTCCATCCTGCCGGCGCCCCCGGCGATGTCGTCAAGCTTGAAGTCCCCGGTGGAGACCGCCTTGTGCCCGGTGATGACGAAGTACCTCATCCGGATCCCTGCAGCTCCTTGAGTCCGTCCAGGTCGACCCCGGCCATCTGCTTCATCATCTGCTTGCGCATCTTGCGGTCCTTGCCGAACGACGTCATGGTCTTCTTCATCGTGTTGTACTGCCTGAGCAGCTCGCGGACATCGTGGGGCGTGACACCGGCGCCGTTGGCGATCCTCTCGATCCTCTTGGCCTTTATGAGGCTCGGGTCCTCCTTCTCCTGGGCCGTCATGGAGTCCATGATCGTGCGGAAGATCACGAGCTTCTTCTGGGAAGCCTCGTAGTCGATCTTTCCCTCCATGCCGCTCATTCCGGGCAGCATTGTCATCAGCTTCTCGAGGGTGCCCATCTTGCCTACGGCCGCCATCTGATAGTACATGTGGTTGAGGTTGAACCTCCCCTTGATCATGTCGTCGGCCATCTTCTGGGCGACCTCGGGGTCGTCGATCTCCTCGGCGGCCATCTGGACCAGCCCGGACAGGTCCCCCATGCCCAGCAGCCTGGAGATGAACTTCTTGGCGTCGAACGCCTCCAGGTCGCGGATGTGCTCCCCGGTTCCCAGGAAGACGATCCTCGCGTCGGTCCTGGAGATCGCCGATATGGCGCCTCCTCCCTTGGCGGTTCCGTCCATCTTGGTCAGGATGACGCCTGTGACGCCGACGGCGTTGTGGAAGGCCTCCGCCTGCGGACCGGCCTGCTGGCCGACCTGGGAGTCCAGGACGAGGACCCTCTCCTCGGGCTTGGCGACCTCGGCGATCCTCTTGATCTCCTCGATGAGGTCGTCCTCCAGCGCGTGCCTTCCGGAGGTATCGATGATGACGATCTTCTTGTCCCTGAAGCGGTCGAGACCGTTCTTGACGATGAGCGCGGCGTCGGTCTGACCAGGCTCCCCGTAGACCTCCACGCCGACCTTCTCGCCCAGCTGCTTCAGCTGGTCTAGGGCGGCGGGCCTGTAGACGTCCGCACCGATGAGTCCCACGGAGAGACCCTTCTTGGAGAAGTAGAGGGCGAGCTTCCCGGTCGTGGTGGTCTTTCCCTGTCCGTAAAGACCGACCATCATGATGGTCTGTGGCTTGAGGGCTATCCCGCCCTTGTCGCTGTTGACCAGTGCCACGAGCTCCTCGTAGATGATCTTGGTTACGTGGTCCTTCATGCTCCTGCCGGCCGCGGGGGGCTCGTTGAGCGCGCGATCCTTCACCTTGTTGGTGAGGTCCAGGACCAGCCTGACATTGACATCGGCCTCCAGAAGCGCGCGCTGGAGGTCCTTGCAGATATCCTTGATAAGCTCGTCGTCCACCGAGGACGCGCTCCCGATGCGTCCGAGGACACCTCTCAGGGATTTTCCCAATCCTTCCAAGACCATAATGTATCGTGCGACAGATTCACGCGCGCGTTATATACTTATGGTCGCAGGACACAGAATAACGGTAAAGTGTGGGGATAGGCCAGAATATAAGAAGGGATGGGATGCACTCTACAGCCTGGCCGTATCCCAGCAAAATCAGATAAGTTCAGTCTGTATAAATAATTTATCCAAAAAATTTAGCTGATTACTTAATTGTTTAAGCTTCTGAATAAATTAAGTGGAGGGCTGGGGAACCAGCCCCCCTTTTGAGTTTCAGAGGTACCCGGACTTCTGGAGGGCCATGAGGTCCTCGGTGGAGAGCTTGTCTCCGGCCTTGAAGCGCTCGAAGATCTCCTTGGCCTCCTTCTTGCCCTCGGTGTCCGACTTCTTCTTGCGGACCGAGTTCTTCTTGTTGCGGAAGCTGGATGCGTCCCTGTCCATCTCGTGGACGGACTTGATCTGCTCGATGTGCTTCTTGTGCTCCTCGTCGGCGGCCTGCTTGCACTCGACGAACTTCGCCTGTGCTGCGTCTGCCTCCTTCCTGAGCCTGTCGGCCTGCTCGTAGAAGCCGATCATCTTGTCGTGGGCGGCCTGGGCCTTCTCGGCGTACTCGGAGACCTGGTGGTGGTACACCTCGGCCTCGGCCTTGGCGTCCCTGAGCTGCTGGACCAGGTTCTTGACCTCGTCGTTCTGCTCGTAGATCTTCTCCCTCTCCTCGATCTGCTTGGCGAGGATGGAGATCTGCTTGATGATCTCGTTCTCCTTGTCCTTTCCGAGGGGCTTGGTCATCTGAGTGTACTCAAGATCCTGGAGCTGTTTCTTCAGCTGCTTGACGGGAACCTCGTTC
Coding sequences within it:
- the yjjX gene encoding inosine/xanthosine triphosphatase; this translates as MTKAAVAGTFDILHDGHKALLSRAFEVGDIVVVGITSDRMAGEGREVSVPLHLRKAELERYLSGKGDYRVFEIDDMYGPDEEMDDVDVLVVSEETLGNGRILNDRRASRGLKPFELSVVPLVRSDDGSKISATSILRGEYGRSGHRSVMDVAVGSLNPVKVSAVRSVMERVYGEVRITAVDVGSGVPPQPFEGQTHEGSRNRALAALGDHDMAVGIEAGVFEMLDGLYDIQHCTIVSRDGRETYGQGSGFRYPDGIAALVRSGMTVGDAVHEVYGSTDIGKRQGAVGLLSKGLIDRKTLTEQSVTAAMIPRLWDE
- a CDS encoding DUF2116 family Zn-ribbon domain-containing protein, giving the protein MADTVERIPQHRHCVNCGKAFVGEGRFCSESCKETAGDEVKGKLKKLGLIWVAIVVVTIVLVVLTLGAE
- the trmY gene encoding tRNA (pseudouridine(54)-N(1))-methyltransferase TrmY is translated as MRYFVITGHKAVSTGDFKLDDIAGGAGRMDILCRCVNSAFFLSHNLRKDVEIYLVLEGGDDAPKTVIFKGEDLRYLNPDERSTASLIRNALLKPVSEGEEVKSSPGVYVTRLSFPEVLRRLSERGSFVYLKEDGTDCREYEFPENPVFVLGDNHDLTEGEEAELLSYNPDRIRIGPLSLHADHCMIIVHNEADRRSE
- a CDS encoding signal recognition particle protein produces the protein MVLEGLGKSLRGVLGRIGSASSVDDELIKDICKDLQRALLEADVNVRLVLDLTNKVKDRALNEPPAAGRSMKDHVTKIIYEELVALVNSDKGGIALKPQTIMMVGLYGQGKTTTTGKLALYFSKKGLSVGLIGADVYRPAALDQLKQLGEKVGVEVYGEPGQTDAALIVKNGLDRFRDKKIVIIDTSGRHALEDDLIEEIKRIAEVAKPEERVLVLDSQVGQQAGPQAEAFHNAVGVTGVILTKMDGTAKGGGAISAISRTDARIVFLGTGEHIRDLEAFDAKKFISRLLGMGDLSGLVQMAAEEIDDPEVAQKMADDMIKGRFNLNHMYYQMAAVGKMGTLEKLMTMLPGMSGMEGKIDYEASQKKLVIFRTIMDSMTAQEKEDPSLIKAKRIERIANGAGVTPHDVRELLRQYNTMKKTMTSFGKDRKMRKQMMKQMAGVDLDGLKELQGSG
- a CDS encoding phosphoserine phosphatase produces the protein MEALEEKRDIVNEDAERHRKLRDELNNQTKEWKAKRDALNAQVRELVDEAGKCREERDSLNQKVRETKELRDEWNQKVTALKEQLAPYRNEKSDEKNEVPVKQLKKQLQDLEYTQMTKPLGKDKENEIIKQISILAKQIEEREKIYEQNDEVKNLVQQLRDAKAEAEVYHHQVSEYAEKAQAAHDKMIGFYEQADRLRKEADAAQAKFVECKQAADEEHKKHIEQIKSVHEMDRDASSFRNKKNSVRKKKSDTEGKKEAKEIFERFKAGDKLSTEDLMALQKSGYL